In a genomic window of Leishmania mexicana MHOM/GT/2001/U1103 complete genome, chromosome 30:
- a CDS encoding prostaglandin f2-alpha synthase, whose product MAGVGKTTVTLSNGVEMPQFGLGVWQSPAGEATENAVKWALCAGYRHIDTAAIYKNEESVGAGLRASGVPREDVFITTKLWNTEQGYESTLAAFEESRQKLGVDYIDLYLIHWPRGKEILLKEGKKYLDSWRAFEHLYKEKKVRAIGVSNFQIHHLEDVLAMCTVTPMVNQVELHPLNNQAELRAFCDAKQIKVEAWSPLGQGKLLSNPILAAIGEKYKKTAAQVILRWNIQKNLITIPKSVHKERIEENANIFDFELSAEDVMSIDALNTNSRYGPDPDDAQF is encoded by the coding sequence ATGGCTGGCGTTGGTAAGACGACGGTGACGCTGAGCAACGGCGTCGAGATGCCGCAGTTCGGCCTCGGCGTGTGGCAATCCCCAGCCGGCGAGGCAACCGAGAACGCCGTCAAGTGGGCGCTGTGTGCCGGCTACCGCCACATCGACACGGCAGCCATCTACAAGAACGAGGAGAGCGTCGGCGCAGGGCTGCGTGCCTCTGGTGTGCCGCGCGAGGATGTGTTCATCACGACGAAGCTGTGGAACACGGAGCAGGGCTACGAGAGCACGCTCGCGGCCTTCGAGGAGAGTCGACAGAAGCTCGGCGTCGACTACATTGATCTCTACCTCATCCACTGGCCGCGCGGGAAGGAGATTTTGTTGAAGGAGGGCAAGAAGTACCTGGACTCATGGCGCGCCTTCGAGCATCTCTACAAGGAGAAGAAGGTGCGGGCGATTGGGGTGTCGAACTTTCAGATCCACCATCTGGAGGACGTGCTTGCAATGTGCACTGTGACGCCAATGGTGAACCAGGTGGAGCTTCACCCGCTAAACAATCAGGCCGAGCTGCGGGCCTTCTGCGACGCCAAGCAAATCAAAGTTGAGGCTTGGTCGCCACTAGGGCAGGGCAAGCTGCTCTCCAATCCGATCCTCGCCGCGATCGGTGAAAAGTACAAGAAGACGGCCGCGCAGGTAATCCTCCGCTGGAACATCCAGAAGAACCTCATCACGATCCCCAAGTCTGTCCACAAGGAGCGTATCGAGGAGAACGCGAATATCTTCGACTTTGAGCTCAGTGCCGAGGACGTGATGAGTATCGATGCTCTCAACACGAACTCACGCTACGGCCCCGACCCCGATGATGCACAGTTCTAG